In Salvelinus alpinus chromosome 19, SLU_Salpinus.1, whole genome shotgun sequence, the genomic stretch CAATTGTATCGAATTATAGGGAATGAGCTTTATACATGTTTGTGTGATATGTATAAACAACAAcgaaatataaaaaaaattacatcGTTGGAATGGGAGCAAGTCATTGGGCTACTTTATTTCATGGGGTTTAGGCTCTTACTCTGTTCTAAGTCTTAACTCAACAATAAAAAACAAAACGATTTATTGCACACAACTCTCTATAAATAGCAGCAGACTACATCATTAGTATCAGAGAATAGAAACCGAaagtggtgggaggcagagaggaaaaacGAATCTGAATTTGAGGGGCGGGGCAGATCAGCTGTTATATACCAGGCTCAGCTGTACACGGTCACCATCTTCAATCGTAGAAGTTGTTTTTGTCAACATACCGATTTCTCAAAACTATTTGTTGAAACAGTTTGCAAGACTTCACAACAAGGACTTCTCAACAATATCTACTGAAAAAGGTAAGTATTTTTTTCATCATTAGGCTATAATACTTTATATAACTCTGCTGTTAAAGCTAAATAGCTATCAAGCAATTCTCTAACACATTATTTTAGTTATTACAATGGGCTGAATCAATGGTAACCTTGAATCCTGTAGGTTAATATAAAGGTTATAATATGTTGTATAAATTGTCATGAGCATGTATGATAATACCCCCTTATGTCTGTCAATCATCTCATAATGATTCTCACTCAATTCCAGCCATTTGAGTCAGCAGAAATGTTGATAGAGAGTGGACATTATATATTGAAAGCCTTATTATAAGACAAAGGATCATACATGCTTTTAACAAGTTACAAAGCATTATACCAGCAGGCTTTAAGTAAAGTGTTAAGACTAAATCATTCAATTGAGATATGCTATTGTGAGGCCAAATAAATAATACATGAAATCCTCTTTCAGATATCTATCATGGAACTCACTATAACACTTTTGAATGGGGACTCACATCCCCTGACGGTTCAGCCACACACCACTCTGGGGTCGCTCAAGAGTCTGATCAACCAACACTTTGGAGTGGCCATGGAAAGGCAGAGGCTGTCAGGTGTCAATGGGAACAACATCAGTCTCAGCGATGATTCAAAAACTTTGAGTGACTATGGCCTGCATTCAGGATCTAAAGTGATGGTGCTGATTACAGAACCCACTCACATCCAGGTGTTCCTGAAAAATGAAAAGGGCCAGACGCACACATATGAGGTGGTGTCAGGTGAGACTGTAACCCAGTTCAAAGCCAAAGTCCAAAACAAGGAGGGAGTCCCAGCCAACCAACAGAGGCTGATTCATGAGGGCAAGCAGCTCGATGATGGCAAGAAACTGGAAGACTATGGTGTCAGAAATCTAAGCACTATTCACCTGACGCTCCGTCTAAGGGGAGGCTGAAGACACCCAGTATCGACCTGAAACCACAGGTCACCTGAAGCCCTTAACTTATTATGCATTCCATGTCTATAGAGAAAAAGCTATATTGTCCAAAAATGACCAGTGTTACTTTTGTAGTCAGTTGTAAACTTTTAAATTAAGCATGGCTGATATTGGCTTTTGTTGAAAAAATGTAAATGAGATTGTAATAAAGTAATAACCAAGTATAAAACTCAGTCTACCATCATTGGCATGGCTCCAACTCAAAACAAAAGTTAAAGCAACATAAGGTAATGGACTGGTTTTTATAAAATACAGTTAAATCAAATGCATCAGGATGTAAAATACATTGTCAGTTTCAGTCCGATGTGCTGTTGCTCCCTTATTTGGCctgatagagacagaaagagtaaTAACATTTACAGTTTGAGACTCAAACTAAACTGAAGGCAGTCCACATGAGGAAACTACAGGCCAGCCTTGTCAGCAATATACACAATGCTTCATGGTCTGATAAATCTTAACATTGCATATTCATATGGTGTTAAATGAATTGCATTCAAGGTTGAAATAGTTACTGATATTCATTTCCTACAGTACATTTGCTTCTTCTTAAATTATAATATACATTTGTATCTTTCAAGAATAGGTAACATGTATTTACCATTGTTCAAACCAAAATACACCACGGCACAAAGATACTCAAGTATTTCAATTAATTTAAGATTGGAAATTTCAGTAGTAAGAATTAACATTGAACATTTTAGTTATCGGTTATTCTGCATGTGAGCAACACATTAGATGTGTTATGATTTCCTTAGTGTAGTACTTTTGTAGTATGCGAGTGAAGGCCTTCACATCACCGCAGTCAATCTGCCTGGTTGTACCAGCTTGCTGCACTGGCATTCACAGGCCTGTCCTTGTAACGTTCTGCAGCTCCAGAGGCACACCCTGTGCCCTCTACATTCAGTAATCAGGGAGAAGATCTTGGGAGTCTTCACTTCCTCACAGACGCAAGGTAAGCATACCAAAATAAGGCCACCATGTTGGCAAACAGCACTCGAAACtgaaaacacaacaacacagattgGTAACAGAGCACCACTACATTCCAGATGAATGCATAAAAGAAAAGCCAGTGAGAACTGCTCACCTCTACAGACACATAGTTGATGTTGATGAACTGGAAGGGGGTCCACACTTTCCAGTTCATCTTCAAGGCAGGCCAATAACTACTATTCACTTTGCTCTGGAAGTCTTCCCACCTCTTACCCTAAAATAGCATTAGAATGGATGAAAATGAATGTACAGGCATGGCAATAGTCTGGATTAGAATGTAATTAATGAACCACTAATGGAAATTAACTGTCTGAGTAGTACTGCATAATTTCACTAGGGCCAACCTAAACTGACAGACTAGGAGGCAGTCCCTGCATAAAGTTTGAACTACACAgagtaatattttttttatacgaGACAGTGCTATCTGATCCAAGCAGGGAGAGTTGGTCAGTAATAATGGACTAAAGGAACCTAATGTTACTGCTtatagtccaaggaccttacatgttctATTTAGAGGCTTactggctctggcagccaaaacagccaaattcTCCAAACGTGAATCGATTCTCTATTGCGGTACGGTTGTAAACTTAAAgccctctactttcatatcacatcaaaataatgtCACAAATGCaaaacatacactaccggtcaaaagttttagaacacctactcattcaagggattttccttttctttttaaaaaactattttctacattgtagaataatagtgaagacatcaaaactatgaaataacacatatggaatcatgtagtaaccaaaaaaagtgtgaaacaaatcaaaatatattttagatttgagattcttcaaaatagccacccttttccttgagcACACTCTCGGCATTTACTTACTGTGCACTGTTTTAACCCGTTTTAACAAAGTTGCAGCCAACACTGTTTTTCAGTGACATCACGTTTGTGGCATCCATCTTCCGTTTACACATAGGTGTTAGGTGACGCATATAATTTGCACAGGTAGTCGACTGTCTTGCGTCTATTTTCTATAAACAAcgctgtaacatggaaatatgtCTCCGTGGGAACTCTATAAATTTGTGTAGTAATATAAacttttgttttttgaaaatgatttcttgctgatatgaaagatagtTTTGGAAAATATAAGAAACAGAAGAAATGTATGTTCCCCCAGCCAGAAGACACTATCGTCAATAGGCGCTAAAGTCAGTAGCGTCTATGAATGGGCTAGTCAGGTGTATGGTACAGGAGACTCCATAGTGGAGAAGCTGACTTACCTCCAGGATGTTCATAACAAAGAAGAAAAGCAGCAGGAACGCAGGGGCGAAGATAAGGCGATCCAAGAGCAAGCGTTTCACCATGCAGTATGGAACAGTGGTAGGCATCAACACCTCCATAAGTTGGTAAAAGTAATGGCTTACAGGCCCAGTAATGAGCGACCTGAAACAAAAACGGGAAATTTCAATAGCTGTGTTCATTGTACAGTACAttgcaattaaaaaaaaaaaaaaagattcaagTGATTTGGACCTGATTTTAATCACATGCCTACCCATAAATG encodes the following:
- the LOC139545299 gene encoding polyubiquitin-like, which produces MELTITLLNGDSHPLTVQPHTTLGSLKSLINQHFGVAMERQRLSGVNGNNISLSDDSKTLSDYGLHSGSKVMVLITEPTHIQVFLKNEKGQTHTYEVVSGETVTQFKAKVQNKEGVPANQQRLIHEGKQLDDGKKLEDYGVRNLSTIHLTLRLRGG
- the LOC139545292 gene encoding peroxisomal membrane protein 2-like isoform X2 translates to MVYIFFSGILSAMGNLLSQALEVKRKAKEGTPVKEIDISGPARFAIYGSLITGPVSHYFYQLMEVLMPTTVPYCMVKRLLLDRLIFAPAFLLLFFFVMNILEGKRWEDFQSKVNSSYWPALKMNWKVWTPFQFININYVSVEFRVLFANMVALFWYAYLASVRK
- the LOC139545292 gene encoding peroxisomal membrane protein 2-like isoform X1, coding for MPVQSLPIRDSAFHVRLLHQYLILLKNYPILTKSVTSGILSAMGNLLSQALEVKRKAKEGTPVKEIDISGPARFAIYGSLITGPVSHYFYQLMEVLMPTTVPYCMVKRLLLDRLIFAPAFLLLFFFVMNILEGKRWEDFQSKVNSSYWPALKMNWKVWTPFQFININYVSVEFRVLFANMVALFWYAYLASVRK